One genomic region from Salvia hispanica cultivar TCC Black 2014 chromosome 2, UniMelb_Shisp_WGS_1.0, whole genome shotgun sequence encodes:
- the LOC125207384 gene encoding U11/U12 small nuclear ribonucleoprotein 35 kDa protein → MSRRGGGGDGGGSSSSSLSSVFYSDEYHPIQAGSIDGTDILPHDNGVYRALLCSKAALYDPFGDPKVTGDPYCTLFVGRLSHLTTDDTLRKAMSDFGRVKNLRLVRDIVTGASRGYAFVEFETEKDMRRAYKDAHHTYIDGSEIIVDYNRQQLMPGWIPRRLGGGLGGKKESGQLRFGGRERPFRAPLRQIPFDDLKRLGIPPPPEGRYMSRFQIPDPPRRKRSGSSDLDERSRSEKHHKHAGHSSSRRSASHGRSHVDGRRS, encoded by the exons ATGAGCCGCCGCGGCGGTGGCGGAGACGGCGGTGGCAGCAGCAGCAGTAGTCTAAGTTCAGTATTCTACTCGGATGAGTACCATCCTATCCAAGCCGGAAGCATTGACGGAACCGACATTCTTCCCCACGACAACGGCGTCTACAGAGCTCTCCTTTGCTCCAAAGCAGCCCTAT ATGACCCCTTCGGGGACCCTAAAGTCACCGGCGATCCTTATTGCACTCTCTTTGTCGGCCGTCTCTCTCATCTCACCACCGATGACACTCTCCGCAAG GCTATGAGCGATTTTGGGCGTGTCAAGAACTTACGGTTGGTCAGGGACATAG TGACGGGTGCCTCACGTGGTTATGcatttgttgaatttgaaaCTGAGAAGGACATGCGTCGAGCATACAAG GACGCTCATCATACTTATATTGATGGTTCTGAAATCATAGTTGATTACAATAGGCAGCAACTGATGCCTGGTTGGATTCCTAGAAGGCTAG GTGGGGGTCTTGGTGGCAAGAAAGAATCAGGGCAACTTCGATTCGGAGGACGAGAAAGACCATTCCGGGCTCCACT GAGGCAAATTCCATTCGATGACTTAAAGAGGCTGGGCATACCACCACCTCCCGAAGGAAGATATATGTCCCGCTTTCAG ATCCCAGATCCACCGAGAAGGAAAAGAAGTGGCTCCTCTGACTTGGATGAGAGAAGTAGGTCGGAGAAACACCACAAACACGCTGGACATTCTTCTTCCAGGCGGTCAGCATCGCATGGCAGAAGTCATGTGGACGGAAGGAGGAGCTGA